The DNA window GGCTGATCGCCGAACGCGAGAGCTACCAGGCGGTGCTCACCGAGCAGCGACGCCTGAAAGCGCTACGCGCAGAAGGCTAGCGCGCGACGACCGTCAGCAGCACAACCGAGTCCTCCAGTGCCGCAACATTGTGCCGCTCGTCTGGTATCACCAGAAAGTCCCCCGTAGTACCCTCGACAGTCGCCGTTGCCGTGCCGAGCCGAATTCGACCTCGGAGCACCAACAGCGTTGCCTCACCGGGACTTTCGTGATCGTCGAGCCCGTGTCCCGAAGCCAGAGCCAGGATCGTCTGGCGAAGCGCGTGTTCGCGACCACCGTAGATCGTGTGCGCGGCTCGGCCGGCGCGAGCCGCGGCGGCGGCGGCTATCTGCTCGTCGCCGACGGCAGTCAGCGACAATACTTCGACCGTGTTCACCGGTCTCACCTCCACACTGATTGGCTTACTTCTTGGGGCTGAGTATCAAGCAGACTTCGCAGGAGCCGGCCCGCGGATCCGGTGTCACGGCAACGCGATAGGAGGCACCGATCCCGTCGGTGTTGAGGTCGACAACCTCTTGAATGAGACCCTGCTGAATGCCTCTGACCACCTCGGGTGCGGTCGCCGCGACCTCGGCCAGCGGACAGGTGCAGAGCTGAACCGTCACCTCGCCGAACGAATTCAGCACCGAGCGCACCTGAAATCCGAGTTCGTTCAGCGTCGCCACCACGAGGTCGGTGATCGTGGATTCCTCTCGCTTCCTGGCCAGGTGCACCCGGTGGGCCAGATCTGCACCAATGCTCAGCGCCCGGCGTTCCCGTTCCTCGGCCGTCCCGCCGAGATGGGCGGCGAAGAGCGACACGATGTCCGCGTAGTCCAGCCTCGGCGCCATTTCGTAGGTCAGCCGGGGCCGCCCCGCGCGTGCGACTTTCGCCCCGCCGCCGCGCCGGATGTAGCCCTGATCCTCGAGCGTCGTCAGGTGGAATCGGGCGGTGGTGATGTGTATCTGCAGTGAGTCGGCGACGTGCTGAGCGTCGACCGGGCCCGGCGCGTTCTGCAGCAGGCCGAGCACCTTCTGCCGCTGCTGACCGACCGCCCGGTCCCGCGGCGAGCCTAGGTCGTGGCGCTGCACTGGCACCCCCTGAGTTTGTCATGACGAGGGCACGATGCCGACTGCCGCGACCGCAGTGAGGGAGCGGCGGTACCGGTGAAAGGTCATCCTCATGCCGATCACCCGCCGCCGCGCGGCCCCGCGAACGATCAGGTTGCCGATGATCCGCAACGCGCCGAACAGCCCCTCGTCGGCCAGCACGCGGGCCGGGTTGAGCAAGGCCATCGGGGCGTAGTCGACGCTGACGTCCTCGAATCCGGCATCGGTCAGCAATTGCACCCACTCCGCCGCAGTGAGTGGACGCGCGTTGACCTTGATCGATCGAGCCAGATCACGCCTGATGTCGTCTTTGGTCTCCTGGGCCATCGAGTCGGGCTGCAGACCCAATTCGTGAATTGCGTAGCGGCCACCGGGACGCAGGATGCGGTACGCCTCGGCGATGATCGCGCGTTTGGCCTTGTCGCCCTGCATCGTCAGCATGGCCTCACCGACAACGACGTCGACGCTGGCGTCGGGAAGCCCGGTCACCGCGGCGTCGGCGACGATCACCGACCCCTGGACGGGACTCACGACGTCACGCACCGATTCGGTCGCTGCGGCCGTGTCATCGACACCGATATACGACCGCGGCCGCAACGCGACGATGTCGCGCGCGGTGCGGCCCAGCCCGGGACCCAATTCCACGACATCGGCGCCTCCGATCCCCGCGGCAGCGAGCATTCGGGTGGTCAGTTCGAGGCCACCCGGGCGCAACACCCGCTTGCCCAGCCTGGCCAGTAGCCAGTGCCCCGGCATGTTGGCGTCGGATCGCTCTGCCAGCGGAAGGGCTTCTCTGCCTGTCATTTTCGAATCGTCCTTTCGGCCACGGTGACCATGAAGATCGCACTGAACACTGCGCATGCGTAGAGCAGCGCGGCGTCTTTGTCCCACGGTGGGGTGAGCACGGTGTCCTGTCCAGTCGCGTACACCGCGTTGAGCAGAGGCATGAAGCGTTGCAACGATGCCCCGCTGGGTAGATAGCCGGCGGCAGACTCGATGACGTACGCCCACAACAGGATCGCGCCGACGGCTCCGAGGGGCGAGCGGATTAGCGCACCGACGCCGACACCCGCGCCCGCGGCGAAGAACGCGAGCACGGGAACCGTCCCCAGCAGACGCAGGCCGACCGGGTCCGCGATCGACACCGGCCCGTACACCAGCGGTGAGATCAGAGGCAGCAGCACGACAACCGCGATCAGCGTGACGGCGGCGATCACGGCGCCGACGGCTCCGTAGAACAGCCACCGACCGGCCAGCACC is part of the Mycolicibacterium tusciae JS617 genome and encodes:
- a CDS encoding class I SAM-dependent methyltransferase, which gives rise to MTGREALPLAERSDANMPGHWLLARLGKRVLRPGGLELTTRMLAAAGIGGADVVELGPGLGRTARDIVALRPRSYIGVDDTAAATESVRDVVSPVQGSVIVADAAVTGLPDASVDVVVGEAMLTMQGDKAKRAIIAEAYRILRPGGRYAIHELGLQPDSMAQETKDDIRRDLARSIKVNARPLTAAEWVQLLTDAGFEDVSVDYAPMALLNPARVLADEGLFGALRIIGNLIVRGAARRRVIGMRMTFHRYRRSLTAVAAVGIVPSS
- a CDS encoding helix-turn-helix domain-containing protein; its protein translation is MQRHDLGSPRDRAVGQQRQKVLGLLQNAPGPVDAQHVADSLQIHITTARFHLTTLEDQGYIRRGGGAKVARAGRPRLTYEMAPRLDYADIVSLFAAHLGGTAEERERRALSIGADLAHRVHLARKREESTITDLVVATLNELGFQVRSVLNSFGEVTVQLCTCPLAEVAATAPEVVRGIQQGLIQEVVDLNTDGIGASYRVAVTPDPRAGSCEVCLILSPKK